One Bacillus thermozeamaize genomic region harbors:
- a CDS encoding antitermination regulator produces the protein MNQLEVVALGFDSSDPAARLPRGLVETGWPILIQLEWPSDDWFTHQEADLFVLRVAGVEHVAERTRTLGRLTGRPVLWISEPCISKMGKPGSEGGGDGLGRSGGPASEPENLWVHLDSEDWPAWTVLSQDVPRWQVVAVCRSLVTTAERLRTARQEMEEAVRKLEDRKLIERAKGILMDRFDLSESVAYKRLRDTAMRQRKPLREIAQSIIEYASHDQ, from the coding sequence ATGAACCAATTGGAAGTCGTGGCACTTGGTTTTGATTCCTCCGATCCCGCTGCCCGTCTGCCGCGGGGATTGGTGGAGACGGGGTGGCCTATTCTCATACAGTTGGAGTGGCCCTCTGATGATTGGTTCACCCATCAGGAAGCGGATCTGTTTGTCTTACGGGTGGCTGGGGTCGAACATGTGGCCGAACGCACGCGGACCCTGGGCCGCCTGACGGGGCGGCCGGTGCTTTGGATCAGTGAACCGTGCATTTCCAAGATGGGCAAGCCTGGGAGTGAAGGCGGCGGGGACGGGTTGGGGCGCTCCGGCGGGCCGGCCAGTGAACCCGAGAATCTTTGGGTGCACTTGGACTCCGAGGACTGGCCCGCCTGGACCGTACTCTCCCAGGACGTTCCTCGCTGGCAAGTGGTTGCTGTCTGCCGGTCTCTGGTCACGACGGCCGAGCGACTGCGTACGGCCAGGCAGGAAATGGAGGAGGCGGTCCGCAAGCTGGAGGATCGCAAACTCATCGAGCGGGCCAAGGGTATTCTCATGGATCGTTTTGACCTGTCCGAATCGGTGGCTTACAAGAGGTTAAGGGATACCGCCATGCGGCAGCGAAAGCCGCTGCGCGAGATTGCTCAGAGTATTATCGAATATGCTTCTCATGATCAATAG
- a CDS encoding type I glutamate--ammonia ligase encodes MTAMKPDAIKKAEDIKAAIRDMNIGTISLQFTDILGTVKHVEIPAEQIDKALAGEMMFDGSSIEGFVRIEESDMYLSPDPDTFVILPWKTREGRRTARLICDVYNPDGTPFEGDPRYVLKRAAAEAAEMGYSMNVGPEPEFFLFKRSEAEQAQPASMDRAGYFDLAPVDMDEEVRAEIVLTLQEMGFEIEAAHHEVAPSQHEIDFKYADAITTADNIATFRFVVRTIALKHGLHATFMPKPLYGENGSGMHLHLSLFRNNENAFYDPETPDQLSIVAKQFIAGLIEHAQAITAVTNPLVNSYKRLVPGHEAPIYVTWAHRNRSPMIRIPAKRKLSTRIELRSPDPSANPYLALAVALKAGLDGIKRGLMPPEPVEGNIYRMTAAEREERGIASLPGSLAEAIQALEQDAVILDALGPHVASRYLEAKKIEWEVYRTQITPWELQEYLMKY; translated from the coding sequence ATGACAGCCATGAAACCTGACGCCATCAAGAAAGCTGAAGACATCAAAGCGGCGATTCGTGACATGAACATCGGCACCATCAGCCTGCAGTTCACCGACATCTTAGGCACGGTCAAGCACGTGGAGATCCCTGCAGAGCAGATCGATAAGGCACTGGCAGGCGAAATGATGTTCGACGGTTCGTCCATTGAGGGGTTTGTCCGCATCGAGGAATCGGACATGTACTTGTCGCCTGACCCCGACACCTTCGTGATCCTTCCCTGGAAGACCCGTGAGGGCCGGCGGACCGCTCGTTTGATCTGCGACGTCTATAACCCTGACGGCACTCCCTTCGAAGGTGATCCCCGCTATGTACTTAAGCGTGCGGCAGCCGAAGCGGCCGAGATGGGTTACTCCATGAACGTGGGGCCGGAACCGGAGTTTTTCCTGTTCAAGCGTTCAGAGGCCGAGCAGGCACAGCCGGCGAGCATGGACCGCGCTGGTTATTTTGACCTGGCGCCGGTGGACATGGATGAGGAAGTGCGGGCGGAAATTGTTCTCACTTTGCAAGAGATGGGTTTCGAGATCGAGGCTGCACACCATGAAGTGGCGCCGTCCCAGCACGAGATCGATTTTAAATACGCGGACGCCATCACTACGGCAGATAACATTGCCACTTTCCGCTTTGTGGTACGTACCATCGCCCTGAAGCACGGACTTCATGCCACCTTCATGCCGAAACCGCTCTACGGTGAGAATGGTTCAGGCATGCATCTGCACCTGTCGCTCTTCCGCAACAACGAGAACGCTTTTTACGACCCTGAAACGCCGGATCAACTGAGCATCGTCGCGAAACAGTTTATCGCCGGGCTCATCGAACACGCGCAGGCGATCACGGCAGTGACAAACCCGCTGGTAAACTCATACAAACGGCTCGTCCCAGGGCATGAGGCGCCAATCTACGTGACCTGGGCTCACCGCAACCGCAGCCCCATGATCCGTATTCCAGCCAAGCGAAAGCTCAGCACGCGGATTGAGCTTCGTTCGCCCGATCCCTCAGCCAACCCTTACCTGGCTCTTGCCGTCGCGCTGAAGGCGGGGTTGGATGGGATCAAGCGCGGCCTGATGCCGCCCGAGCCTGTGGAAGGGAACATCTACCGGATGACCGCTGCCGAGCGGGAGGAACGGGGCATTGCCAGCCTGCCGGGTTCACTGGCGGAAGCCATTCAGGCTCTCGAGCAAGATGCGGTGATCCTTGATGCGCTTGGTCCCCATGTGGCTTCCCGTTACCTGGAAGCGAAGAAAATCGAGTGGGAGGTTTACCGGACCCAGATTACGCCGTGGGAGCTGCAGGAGTACCTGATGAAGTATTGA
- a CDS encoding phosphoribosylformylglycinamidine synthase II: MPANSAPWAVLGLTEFEYEKICSDLGQEPNETVLRMYGVMWSEHCAYKHSKPALRRLPTKGPHVLQGPGENAGVVDLGDGLALAFKIESHNHPSAIEPFQGAATAVGGILRDVIAMGARPIALLDSLRFGWPDDPRQRYLLSGVVSGIGHYGNSMGIPTVGGELYFDPAYSGNCLVNSMCVGLVRRDEIRRATASGAGNLLLVVGARTGRDGIGGASFASQELSEASEEDRPAVQVGDPFLEKLLMEAMQELFQAGGVVGVQDCGAGGLTSACVEMANRGGVGVEIDVLQVPRREEGMLPWEVMLSESQERMVVCMERGREEEAFRIFRKWGLEAAVIGKVTEDGMLRIKEGENVVAEVPVRSLADGAPEYAPPAREPEYLQQVRDFDFTSLPEPDDYGEVLKKLMSSPNIASRKWVYSQYDHHILLGTVVAPGGDAALLRVPGMNQGIAVKIDGNGRYCYLNPRRGAAIAVAEAARNVACVGAKPQAITNNLNFGNPEKPDVYWQFVEAIEGMSEACRALGTPVTGGNVSFYNEFEGQPVYPTPTIGMVGISPNVERHVTPGFKRAGDVIALLGQPEGAHLGGSEYCWFIHGVVAGDAPELDLDLERRLQACVLDAIHQGIATAAHDVAEGGLAVALAEMCVQAAAGAEGCLVSVPLGPGRVDGQLFGETQSRILVTAGRDDVERLQALALAHGVPLRILGEVADDGRFRLDILQPTREEEKNQRRVLIDLPVEDLRREWKEGLERWLVPKS, from the coding sequence ATGCCCGCTAATTCCGCCCCGTGGGCCGTGTTGGGATTGACGGAATTTGAATATGAAAAGATCTGTTCCGACCTCGGACAGGAGCCGAACGAGACGGTCTTGCGCATGTATGGGGTCATGTGGTCCGAACACTGTGCATACAAGCACTCCAAGCCGGCGCTGCGGCGCCTGCCCACGAAAGGGCCGCACGTGCTGCAAGGTCCAGGAGAAAATGCCGGCGTGGTCGACCTGGGGGACGGACTGGCGCTGGCTTTCAAGATCGAATCCCATAACCACCCGTCGGCCATCGAACCTTTTCAAGGTGCAGCCACGGCGGTGGGCGGCATTTTGCGTGACGTGATCGCCATGGGGGCGCGGCCCATTGCGCTGCTCGATTCGCTGCGCTTTGGCTGGCCGGATGACCCAAGACAGCGGTATTTGCTGTCCGGAGTTGTGTCGGGGATCGGCCATTACGGGAACAGCATGGGCATTCCGACGGTCGGGGGAGAACTGTATTTTGATCCCGCATACAGCGGAAATTGCCTGGTGAACAGTATGTGTGTGGGCCTGGTGCGGCGGGACGAGATTCGGCGCGCGACAGCCAGCGGCGCGGGCAACCTGCTGCTGGTCGTGGGTGCCCGGACAGGACGGGACGGCATCGGAGGCGCTTCTTTTGCCTCGCAAGAGCTTTCCGAGGCGTCGGAAGAAGACCGTCCGGCGGTGCAGGTGGGCGATCCGTTCCTCGAAAAACTGCTCATGGAAGCGATGCAAGAACTTTTCCAAGCAGGCGGCGTCGTGGGGGTGCAAGACTGCGGCGCGGGCGGGCTCACGTCTGCTTGCGTGGAGATGGCCAACAGGGGCGGCGTCGGTGTGGAAATCGACGTGCTGCAAGTTCCCCGCCGGGAAGAGGGCATGCTGCCTTGGGAAGTCATGTTGTCCGAATCTCAGGAGCGGATGGTCGTCTGTATGGAACGGGGCCGCGAAGAAGAGGCCTTCCGGATATTCCGCAAATGGGGCCTGGAGGCGGCAGTGATCGGCAAGGTGACGGAGGACGGCATGTTGCGGATCAAGGAAGGGGAAAACGTGGTGGCGGAAGTGCCGGTCCGCTCGTTGGCTGATGGGGCACCGGAATATGCTCCGCCGGCACGGGAACCGGAGTATCTGCAGCAGGTGCGGGATTTCGATTTTACCAGCCTTCCCGAACCGGACGATTACGGAGAAGTGCTGAAAAAACTGATGAGTTCCCCCAACATCGCCAGCCGCAAATGGGTATACTCGCAATACGACCATCACATTCTTCTGGGAACGGTGGTCGCGCCCGGCGGAGACGCGGCGTTGCTGCGTGTGCCGGGAATGAATCAAGGCATTGCCGTCAAAATCGACGGTAATGGCAGGTATTGTTATTTGAATCCCCGGAGGGGCGCAGCCATCGCGGTTGCGGAGGCGGCGCGGAATGTGGCCTGTGTCGGCGCCAAGCCGCAGGCGATTACCAATAACCTCAATTTTGGCAATCCGGAGAAGCCAGACGTGTATTGGCAGTTTGTGGAGGCCATCGAGGGGATGTCCGAGGCGTGCCGTGCGCTGGGCACGCCCGTTACCGGCGGCAATGTGTCCTTCTACAACGAGTTCGAAGGCCAGCCGGTCTACCCCACGCCCACCATCGGGATGGTGGGGATTTCGCCGAATGTGGAACGCCATGTCACGCCGGGATTCAAGCGGGCAGGCGATGTGATCGCCCTGCTTGGCCAGCCAGAGGGGGCGCATTTGGGCGGAAGCGAGTATTGCTGGTTCATCCATGGTGTGGTGGCAGGTGATGCCCCCGAACTTGACCTGGATCTGGAGCGCAGACTTCAAGCGTGTGTGCTGGATGCCATCCACCAGGGGATCGCCACCGCCGCCCACGATGTGGCTGAAGGGGGCCTTGCTGTGGCCCTCGCGGAAATGTGCGTGCAGGCGGCAGCGGGCGCTGAGGGGTGTCTGGTGAGCGTTCCCCTTGGCCCCGGGAGGGTGGACGGTCAACTTTTTGGTGAAACGCAGTCCCGTATTTTGGTCACTGCAGGTCGTGATGATGTGGAGCGGTTGCAGGCGCTGGCGCTGGCACACGGTGTGCCTCTCCGTATTTTAGGTGAAGTGGCCGACGATGGCCGGTTCCGTCTGGATATCCTGCAGCCGACGCGGGAAGAAGAAAAGAACCAACGGCGGGTGCTCATCGATCTGCCAGTTGAGGATCTGCGGCGGGAGTGGAAGGAGGGGCTGGAGCGGTGGTTGGTTCCAAAAAGCTGA
- a CDS encoding phosphoribosylformylglycinamidine synthase I, whose protein sequence is MARFGVLQFPGTNCDMDMLRVLRELFHQEAELVWHRERDLSGYDVIILPGGFSYGDYLRAGSLARWSPVIEAVADAAAKGRLILGICNGFQILTEAGLLPGALQRNRHLRYVCDWTYLRVERDDTPFTSAYQKGQVLRIPISHGEGNFYADASTLDEIEKNGQVVLRYVTPAGEVREEANPNGSLHHIAGIINKQGNVMGLMPHPERACEKILGSEDGCGMFASMIQLLTEGRVGHAR, encoded by the coding sequence ATGGCAAGGTTTGGGGTTCTGCAGTTTCCCGGCACCAACTGCGACATGGATATGTTGCGGGTGCTCCGCGAGCTGTTTCATCAGGAAGCCGAGCTGGTGTGGCACCGGGAGCGGGATTTGTCCGGTTACGACGTCATTATATTGCCTGGGGGATTTTCATATGGGGATTATTTGCGCGCCGGTTCCCTGGCCCGCTGGTCGCCGGTCATCGAGGCGGTTGCCGATGCGGCAGCCAAAGGACGTCTGATTTTGGGCATTTGCAACGGGTTCCAGATTTTGACCGAAGCGGGGCTTTTGCCTGGCGCATTGCAACGGAATCGTCATCTCCGTTACGTTTGCGACTGGACGTACCTTCGCGTCGAACGGGACGACACCCCTTTTACGTCGGCGTATCAGAAGGGTCAGGTGTTGCGCATTCCCATTTCCCATGGAGAAGGGAATTTCTATGCCGATGCGTCCACCCTGGATGAGATAGAAAAGAACGGGCAAGTGGTCTTGCGTTATGTAACCCCGGCAGGAGAGGTTAGAGAAGAAGCAAATCCGAACGGTTCGCTGCATCATATCGCCGGGATCATCAACAAGCAGGGAAATGTGATGGGACTGATGCCCCATCCCGAACGGGCATGCGAGAAAATATTGGGTTCGGAGGACGGGTGCGGCATGTTTGCTTCGATGATTCAGCTTTTGACCGAAGGGAGGGTCGGTCATGCCCGCTAA